In Thermoanaerobacterium xylanolyticum LX-11, the genomic window TGCATCCTGCTGCGATTTATTAAATCTATGTATCTCATCAACAAATAATATGGTTCTTTTTCCATACATCGACAATCTATCTTTTGACTCATTTACTATTTTCTTTATATCTGTAACTCCTGATGTTACAGCATTTAATTTTTCAAAACTAGATTTCGTCGTATTAGCTATTATATTTGCAAGCGTTGTCTTACCTGTACCAGGTGGCCCATAAAATATAAGCGATCTGACTTTGTCAGCTTTTATGGCTCTATATAGAAGCTTATCATGCCCTAATATATGCTTTTGACCAACAAACTCATCAAGAGTAGTAGGCCTCATGCGATCTGCCAACGGTGCATTGCTTTTTCTAAAATTGTCTTGTGCAAATTGAAACATATCCATGATTTTCACCTTTTACAAACTTTATTCATACATCAGCATTATTATACTATACATATGTATATATATAAAAGTAATTGCAAATAAAAAATGCCACCTTTAATGATGACATTTATCCACCAAGTGTAATATCTTGTTTTGAATACCATTCAAGGGCATCGTAAAAATGTTGAGGCTTAAAATCCGGCCAATAATCATCAATTACATAAAAATCAGAATATATCGACTGGACAGGCAAAAATCCGCTTAACCTCCTTCTGCCACCCCACCTTATGATTAAATCTATTCGCGATATTTCTTTTGATGAAATTAGATCTAATATATCCCTTTTTTCTCCACTGCTTAAAGCCTTTAATGCATTATTCAAATCCCACTGCCATCCATAATTGACAAGAAAATTAACTTTCATCTTTCCACTGCCAATTCTTTTTCGTTTACAATATGGCAACAATTCTTGCGGAAACATGGGAGAATTATAATTTCCTATGACTAAAAGATTTGCATCTTCCTTTTCAAGCATTTTAACAGCATCAATACACGCTTTTTTAAATGCTTCTGTTTGAACAGATGGTCGCTTTGTGTTATCCTGCGTAAATCCATAGAAAGTTAATTCTTTAATGCCAATCTCTCTGCACATCTTATACAATGTAATTCCTGGTTCTAAACCGTATGAATATCCAGCTTCTTTAGGCATATTTCTATTTTGTGCCCAACGTCTATTTCCATCAGGAATAACGCCAATGTGATTGGGAATTCTATACATTTTGTCCTCCTTTCTTTGATTTGATATATACAGTTTTTCCAATTTAATATCTATTATACTCTAATGTATAAATATTTTAATTAAAAAAAACTGTTATGCTATAAAAGCGATAACAGTTTTTCCTTTGTTATAAATTTCTATTTATAAAATCTTCAAAATCAGATTTTGGCCTTGCTCCTATGATTTTATCTACCATTTTGCCACCTTTGAAAAGTCCTATGGTAGGGATGCTCATGATCCTAAATTGCATAGCAAGCTCGTTTTCTTCATCCACATTGATTTTGCCAACTTTCACTTTTCCTTCATAATCTTCAGCTAACTCTTCTATTATAGGCGAAACCATTCTGCAAGGTCCACACCACTCTGCCCAAAAATCTACCAAAACAGGTATATTTGAATTAACTACCTCCTCCTGAAAATTGTCCTTTGTTATTTTAACTTCAGCCATTTTTCTACCTCCTAATTATATTTTAAAAATTCTTTAACTATTAGCTTTTTCTTTTAGATTTATTTTATCCAATAAATAAACCTAAAAATCTTTAAGTCATTTCATAAATTTCATAAATGTCTCAACAAGCTCGTCAATCATGTCATCTTGCTTTTCAGTATTTATAGCATCTTTCACGCACCCAAGAGTATGACTTTTAAGCAATATTTTACCTACGCTATTTATTGCAGATCTAACGGCAGCAACCTGTATAAGGACATCTACACAGTATATGTCTTTTTCTATCATTTTTTGTATTCCCTTTATTTGTCCTTCGATTTTTTTTAGCCTTCTTAGCAAATCGTCTTTTTCATCTTGATATGAATTCATAATTACCTCCCATACCCCTATTAGGTACAAATTTAGTATAATCTTTCCGCGAAAATTTGTCAACATATTTTTCACTTGTACCCAAGTATATCCTTTATGACTTCACCAGCCAATATAAATCCTGCTACAGGTGGTACAAAAGATACACTACCTGGTATCTGCCTTCTTTTGACACAAGTTCTTTCTTTATTTGTGCATATACACTGTTTTTTACAAGTTTCCACATCCAAAAGAGGTTTTATGGGCTTTTCTTTAGAATAAACAACTTTTAGCGATTTTATACCACGTTTTCTAAGCTCATATCTCATAACTTTTGCAAGAGGACATATACTCGTATCGTATATATCAGCCACCTCAAACTTTGTAGGATCCAGTTTATTTGCTGCGCCCATGCAGCTTATAATAGGTATGCCCATCTCATTGCATTTAACGACAAGATCTATTTTCGACGATACTGTGTCAATAGCATCTACTACATAATCATAATCGCAGGACAACAAAATATTGCTATTCTCGCTACTATAGAAAGTTTGATGTGATATAACTTTAAGATTAGGATTTATCTCTAAAAGCCTCTCTTTCATAACTTCAACTTTTGGTTTACCAACTGTCTTTCTTGTAGCATGTATTTGTCTATTTATGTTAGTTAAGCAGACTGTGTCATCGTCTACTATTACCAATTTTCCAATGCCACTTCGTGCTAAAGCTTCTGCTGTGTACGATCCTACACCGCCCATCCCAAAAACAGCGACAGTAGATCTTTTTAATTTATCTAAATTATCTTTCCCTATTAATAGTTCCGTTCTCGAAAAAGCGTGTAACAATGCTGATTCCTCCAATAAAAAATCCCCATAGTGCCGTTAAGTCGGTGGTTTTGAACCTGCTCTCGCAGGTGGGTGCCCTCCTGATAACTTCATATGTCCATTCAAAGATGGCTTATATTCCATTACCAGAGCCCAGGCTCCCTTTTAATAGGTGTTGGCTCAAAACATTACCGCATTTCACGCACACCATAGGGTTTCTAAAAATATATTATCACATTTTTAAGCATTTTTCAAGGTTAAACGTTTATAGGTCAACCTTTATGTGTAATTCATCCAACTGTTCTTTCGAAACTTCAGATGGCGCATCCGACATAAGATCGCATGCATTCTGGGTTTTTGGAAATGCGATAACATCCCTTATATTATCTGTACCCGTAAGTATCATTGTCAATCTGTCAAGCCCATATGCAATGCCACCATGTGGCGGTGCTCCATATTTAAAAGCATTTAATAAAAATCCAAATCGTGCCTCAGCATCTTCATCGTTAAAACCAAGCACTTTAAACATCTTCTTCTGCAATTCTGTATCATGTATCCTGATACTGCCACCACCTATTTCCATACCATTTAGAACTATGTCATACGCTTTTGCTCTTACCTGGCCCGGATTCTTGTCAAGCATTTCTATATCCTCGTCTTTTGGAGCAGTAAACGGATGGTGCATCGCAACATACCTTTTTTCTTCTTCGCTGTATTCCAACAATGGAAAATCGACAACCCACAAAAATTCGTACTTGTTCTCGTCAATAAGATTGTATCTTCTCCCCATTTCCAATCTCAAATGACCTAAAGCATCATAAACTATCATATTGTTTCTGTCAGCTACTATTAATATCAAATCGCCTTTTTCTGCTTCCATGGCATTTAAAACCTGTGCCAACTCATCCTCTTTCAAAAATTTTGAGATTTGGGATTTTGGACCATCATCTGACATCTGTATCCATACAAGTCCTTTAGCTTTATATGTTTTTACGTATTCTACAAGCTCATCTAATTGTCTTCTAGGAATAGATGCTGCACCTTTCACATTTATTGCCCTTACAGAACCACCATTTTCTATTGCATCTCTAAAAACTTTAAATTCAGAGTCTGCAAATATTGATGAAAGATTTTTCAACTCCATTCCAAATCTTAAATCAGGCTTGTCAGAGCCAAACCTGTCCATTGCTTCCTGCCAAGAAATTCTCCTAAAAGGAACTTCCAAGTCGATATTCAAAATTTCCTTAAATATTTTAGCTATCATACGCTCATTTATGGATATGACATCATCTTCATCGACAAACGACATCTCTATATCGATCTGCGTAAACTCAGGCTGCCTATCTGCTCTTAAATCCTCATCTCTTAAGCATTTTGCAATCTGATAGTACCTATCAAAACCTGATATCATTAAAAGCTGCTTAAATATCTGCGGTGATTGTGGCAACGCAAAAAATTTGCCAGGTTGTACCCTACTTGGAACAAGATAATCTCTAGCTCCTTCTGGAGTGCTTTTTATGAGAAGCGGCGTTTCTATGTCTATAAAGCCGTTTTTATCCAAAAAGTCTCTCACAATTCTCGTTATCTTGTATCTTGTAATCAAAATCTTCTGCATCGATGGTCTTCTTAAATCCAAATACCTGTACTTTAATCTAATCGCCTCAGACACATTATTTCTATCCTCCACCATGAATGGTGGTGTCTCAGCTTTGCTTAAAATTTTAAATTCGCTTACGTAAATCTCTATGTTTCCTGTCTCAAGATTTGGATTCACATTTTCTTCCGATCTCTTTACAACTTTACCTGATGCAGCCAAAACATACTCATTTCTCACATGCTGAGCTTTATCAAATGCTTCCTTTGAAAGCTGCTCACTAAAAACAATCTGTATAAGCCCGGTCCTATCCCGCAATTCTAAAAATATGAGTCCTCCAAGATCTCTCCTTCTTTGAACCCATCCCATCACAACGACATTTTTCCCAACATCGTTAATTGTAAGTTCTCCGCACATATGTGTTCTTTTCATGCCTGCCAATTGCTCTCCCATCAATATACCTCCATCTATTCTGATATTTTATCATAAATTTTATCAAGCTCAATTGCACTTTCTTCTCCAGTGTCCATGTTTTTCATTTTTACCTTGCCATTTTTAAGTTCGTCTTCACCTAAAATTATCGTATACCTTACATTTAGTTTATTAGCGTATTTCATCTGTGCTTTAAGACTTCTTCCCATATTGTCAATCTCAACTGAAATTCCCAAACTCCTAAGTTTTGTAGCCATAGAAAACGCATATTTCTTTGCTTCATTTCCGATTGTGCATATGAAAAGATCTGGACGCTTTGGAGCGGGTATTTCAATGCCGCTGTTTTCAAGCGTCAGCAACAAACGTTCAAGTCCCAATCCAAACCCTACACCAGGTACAGAAGGACCTCCACATTCTTCTACTAAACCATCGTATCTTCCTCCACCACAAACAGTACCTTGTGCACCTATGTCGTTTGATATTATTTCAAAAGCTGTTTTAGTATAATAGTCAAGACCTCTAACTATCTTAGGATTAATGATAAAGTTAAATCCCGCTTCTTTTAAATAAGATTGAAGACTTTCAAAGTGATTTTTGCAATCATCACAAAGATAATTAAGCATTAACGGTGCGTCCTTCAATATTCTTTTACAACTTTCAACCTTGCAATCAAGGACTCTCATGGGATTTATCTTATATCTTTCTTTGCAATCATCACATAAATTTTCAATATTTTCTCCTAAAAATTCTTTCAACGCTTTGTTATATTCCCTTCTGCAGTTAGGACATCCAATGCTGTTGATATTTAGCTCCAAATTTTTAAGTCCCAATTTATTGAATAGAGTCATAGCAACACTGATTACTTCAGCATCAGCCAAGGCGTCATTTGACCCAAACATTTCTATTCCAAATTGATGGTGTTCCCTAAGCCTTCCTGACTGAGGTCTTTCATATCTATATACTGGTGTTATGTAGTAAATCTTAACTGGCATCGTTTCTGCGTATAAGTTGTGTTCAACAAACGCTCTTACAGCAGGCGAAGTTCCCTCAGGCTTTAAAGTAATACTTCTACCGCTCTTGTCATTAAAAGTGTACATTTCCTTTCTGACAATATCAGTTGATTCGCCAACACCTCTTAAAAATAGTTCAGTGTGCTCAAACCCAGGTGTTCTAATTTCTTTAAATCCAAAATCTGCACATATTTCTCTTATCATATTTTCTAAATATTGCCATTTGTAAGCTTCTGATGGAAGTACATCTTTTGTCCCTCTAGGCGCTTTTGTAAGCATAAAATCAACTCCTCTTTATACTTAAGTATTATATAATATAAAATTCTCTCAATCCCGCAAATAAATTGCAGGGACGAGAGAATTTCCCGTGGTGCCACCCTGATTACAACTCTTTCCTTTAACGCAGGTTTACGTATTTGGCCTACATATCGACCAATATGCTAATAGGCGTCTTTCGCAAAGGCAGTGATATAAAGATACTCTCAGTCACGGTATCTTCTCCCTTTTATATGTGCTTTTGCTACTCTCCTACTCATCGCAGTATACTATATCAAGCTATTTATTTGATATTATAACTTTAATATATTGACGTGTCAAGCCAGAAAAGAACTACTGCTTTTCTTTTAATACTTTCATTAACTTTTCAAAATATTCAGGAGTTGGTGCCTCAAATTCCATATAAACTTTCTTAGATGGATGCACTAAGCCTAAAAGCTTTGAATGTAACACCTGACCTGAAAGATTAAATCTCTGTTTTTTATATCCGTAAACTTCGTCACCTACAATTGGATGCCCAATATATGCCATATGAACTCTAATCTGATGAGTGCGACCAGTTTTTATTATCGCTTCTACAAGAGAATTGTTTTTATACCTTTCGAGAACTCTATACAATGTTAAAGCATAGCGTCCATCTTTTACAACAGCCATCTTTTTTCTCTCAATATGATCTCTTCCTATTGGAGCCTCTACAGCTCCTTCATCGTTTTTAATTACTCCCTCAACGATCGCTAAATATTTCTTTAAAATAGTCCTGTTTTTTATTTGATTTGAAAGCTCAAGATGAGCTTTGTCATTTTTAGCAACAACCATTACGCCAGAAGTATCTTTATCAAGCCTATGGACAATTCCCGGCCTTAATTCTCCATTTATGCCCGACAAATTTGTGCAATGGTATAAAAGCGCATTGACAAGTGTACCACTTAAATTACCAGGAGCAGGGTGAACCACCATGCCTTGAGGCTTATTTACAACAATTATATCATCATCTTCGTAAATAATATCAAGAGGAATATTTTCTGGTTTTAAGTCTATTTCTTCCGCTTCAGGTATATTTAAGTTTATCACATCACCTTCCCTTACCTTATAATTAGGCTTTACCGATTTGCCGTTAACTTTAACAAGTTCATCTAATATCAATTTCTTTAAATATGATCTTGTATAATCTACTTCCGAAGCTAAAAAAGAGTCTATTCTTTTATCTACATCATCTTTTTCTGCAATTATATTCACAATATTAACTATGTTCATGAATTACAACCCTTCCAAGCATATAACCTACTATTATTGACTTTCTTTTTTAAATATCAAAGTATAGCACAACAATATAGCGCCTACTACTATCATGGAATCAGCTAAATTAAAGACTGCTGGAAAAAACCTGAAGTCAATGAAATCTACAACATACCCTAATCTGACTCTATCGATCAAATTTCCGATGGCTCCACCGAGAATCATGGATAAAGTAAACTTATAAAATGTACTGCTGGGTATATTTATAATTGAATACACCAATATTGTCCCAACAATAACCGTTATTATTATAAAAAATACTGTCTTATTTTGCAATATTCCAAAAGCAGCACCTTTATTTTCAACGTACGTAAAGTTAAATACATTGTCTATTATAGGAAAAGTCCCAATGGGTTTTAAATACCTCACTACAAAGTATTTTGAAATTTGGTCAATTAAAATAGAAATAAAAACAATGATAATTTCCAAAATTTATCCTCCTAAGTAAAAGCTTAAAATTAGGGCTTGAAAATCGAGCCCTAATTTAGATTTCAATCTTTCAAAAATTATTTTACGTACTTGGATAACAATTCTTCTATCTCTTTTTCATCTATAGATGGTCTTTTAACATTATCGTATAAAATCCAATCTTCTAAATGCACAGTTGATGCACCAGGTTCTAATTTTACCATAGGACCTAATGACTCCATTTCCATCATCCAATCTGTCGTATATGTTTCGTAAGAAGCATTGTAATCCGGATAAACTGCATTTTCATCATGTTTAAATTTCTTTATAAAAAGATGTCCATGATTAAAGTACGCTGCCCATCCTTTTTCATTTTGAATTCCAAATTTAAATGGTTCTTTTTTATTAGGGTCTTGCTCAAAAATTATGTATTTGTCTCCAAAGTGTATTCTGTGATCTTTCATATGAGAGTAAGGCCACAATACTAAAGCTCTATTTGGCAAAAGTCCAGTGTCTTTCATAGGTTGCTCAACGACTTGAAGACCTCCTGTTGCCATGATAGATATAGCCCATGGTGAAAGCTCTACCGCCCAAGCACCTTTATTTGTAAGCGTATGCTTAACATTTACAATAGGTTTATCTGGTTCTAAAGTTATTTCAATTTCCTTTTGTATATATGCATAATCTTTAGGCTCTTGAATAAGCTTAATGCCATTTTCTATTTCTTCGTACTTTATTGGAAAATTATCAAGTGTATATGTTCTTGGCATGGCTTCAGGGCTGTGCCACAATCTATGCCCACCATAATTTCTCCAAATGTCCTCACCTTTTTTACCTGCATCTTCTTCATTAATGCTGAATTCATTTTCTTGTCCTACAAACCCAAATCTCATTATCCTTGGACCTATTTCCGTTGTAGCTATAAAATCAACCACCCCATTAGAAACTTCAATGCAATTATTCCAACCCGAAAATGAAACCTTTTTAATCGTAACACTCATGATACCATTCCTTTCTTAAATAAAGCATACTTGTATGATTCCTAAAAATTTTTGAATAAGAGTGCGATAAAGCACTCTTATTCATCACTTTAATAGCTCTAATACCTTGTTGACGACATTTTCAACAGTGAATCCAAATTCTCTAAAGAGTATTTCACCAGGCGCAGATGCTCCAAAATGATCAAGACCAATTACACAGCCATCAAGGCCAACGTATTTATACCAGCTCATAGTACTTGCAGCCTCTACTGCAATTCTGGCTCTCACATTATCAGGAAGCACTGTTTTTTTGTATTCATTTGGTTGCATATCAAATATCTCCATTGAAGGCATGCTTACTACCCTCGCCTTAATCCCCTTCTCTTTAAGCACTTTGTATGCCTCATAAATCAAACTAACCTCTGAACCACTGGCCAATAAAATCACATCTGGATTTCCATTTTCAGCATCACACAACACATATCCGCCTTTTAAAGCATCTTTTGATGTCTCATCATAAACAGGAAGATTTTGCCTTGTCAATATCAATGCTGTTGGACCGTCTTTTTTGTTAAGAGCGTAGCACCATGCAGCAGAAACTTCTTTTGAGTCTGCAGGCCTTATAACCGTCAAGTTTGGAATGCTTCTTAACATTGGCAAATGTTCTATCGGTTCGTGTGTTGGACCATCCTCGCCAACGCCAATGCTGTCATGAGTAAATACGTAAATTACAGGAAGCTTCATCAATGCAGATAACCTTACAGCACCCTTCATATAATCACTGAATACGAGGAATGTAGATACATAAGGTATAATACCGCCATAAGCAGCCATTCCATTCGCAATCGCTGCCATTGCATGTTCTCTAACGCCAAAGTGAAAATTAGAGCCACCTCTGTTTTCGCTGCTATAGTCGCCTCTATCTTTTGTGTAAGTCTTTGTAGATGGCGCAAGATCTGCAGAACCACCTATCAGATTTGGGACAAGCTTAACCAAATAATTCAAAACGTCTCCAGATGAAGACCTTGTAGCCGTCTTTACTTTAAAATTCCAAAGGCCTTCGTCAGCGACTAAATCAACCGGCAATTTCTCACTGTGCCATTTATCCCATTCTTCTGCTAATTCTGGATAGTCTTTTCTATAATTTTCAAACATTCTATTCCATTTTTCTTCTTCTTTATTTAATTCTTCTATGATATTTTCAAAATGCTTACGCACTTCATCTGGAACATAAAATTCCTCATCATAATCCCATCCCAAAAACTTTTTAGTTGCCTCTACATTTTTATCTCCCAGTGGCTCTCCATGTGCTGAAGCTTTTCCTTGTTTCTCTGGGCAGCCGTATCCAATCACTGTCTTTACTATGATAAGTGACGGCCTTTCTTTGTCTGCCTTTGCTTCTTCAATAGCTTTTCCTATCTTTTCTACGTCATTACCATCATCTACTTTTATAACTTGCCAACCATAAGCCTCAAATCTTTTACCAACATCTTCTGTAAAAGCAATATCTGTACCACCTTCGATAGAAATGTTATTGGAATCGTACAATGCTATCAATTTACCAAGCTTTAGCGTTCCAGCTAAAGAACACGCTTCAGACGAAATGCCCTCCATGAGGCATCCATCGCCAACGATAGCGTATGTATAATTATCTACTATGTCATACCCTGGACGGTTAAATTTGCTTGCCATATAAGTCTCGGCGATTGCCATGCCAACAGCGTTTGAAATACCTTGTCCCAATGGACCTGTAGTAATTTCAACACCTGGTGTATGCCCATATTCTGGATGTCCCGGAGTTAAACTTTGCCATTGTCTAAAATTCTTAAGATCTTCTATTGTAAGTCCATAGCCAAAAAGATGCAACAATGAATATAAAAGTGCAGAACCATGTCCAGCAGATAATATAAATCTATCTCGCCCAGCCCATTTAGGATTTTGGGGACTGTGCTTTAAATATTTGGCCCACAATGTATATGCCATTGGAGCAGAACCCATTGGCATACCTGGATGTCCAGAGTTAGCCTTTTGCACCTGTTCGATTGAAAGTATACGTATAGTATTAATTGCTAATTCATCAATCCTGTTCATACTTAACTCTCCTTTGCTTTTTAATTACCATTAATATTATAACATTGGATAAATCGTAATAAAAGAATTTAACTTAAAATTCGAGCAAGTTACGAATTATTTTTATATTTTGCACACTTTTTTTGTTGAGTTTTATGACAGAATAACAACGAAATAAAATGCACTTAGTTATTGACTAGATAAATATACTATGATATAATAAATTTCGTCGCAGGGGAGTAGCTCAATTGGTAGAGCGGCGGTCTCCAAAACCGTAGGTTGCGAGTTCGATTCTTGTCTCCCCTGCCATTTTTATGCCTAAAATGCTTTTTAAACACAAGATTCGCTTTTATTTTAATGTTTTTTTGTAATCTTCATTGCTTATTTTGTCTACCTCTTCCACATATCCTGAATTATAATCATCGTAATCGTCATCATAATTATCAAGCCCTGCCTTAGTTTTATTATACCTTGCTACCGCTTGATACGAATCCTCAGCGTCAAATTGATTTTCGTCTTTAGAATCCATGTATCCCCATCCAAAAAGATATTTAATAGTTCTTTCTTCGTTGGGGCGTGAAAATCTAAGATCGCTTAATTTTAAATCATTATTTTTCGCACATTTTGCGCACAAAGGTGTATATGGCAATGCTTCTAACCTTTCTATTTCAATTTCTTTATGACAATGATTGCATATACCATACTTACCGCTAACCATCCGTGAAAGAGCATCATCGATTTGCCTCAAAACGTGTTGTTCGTTATCTTTTAATGCGTAATTTTTCTCTAATTCATATACTTCCGAAGCTATGTCTGCTGGATGATTGTCCGCTAATGATAGTTCCTGATAATATTCTCTCTCACCAATTTTTCCAGTTCCATTATTATCATCCATCTCGTTTAAAGTATGCAAAATTTTATTTCTTTCATCAATAAGTCTTTTTCTAAAGTACTCTAATTTTTTGTCATCCATAATAACCACATGCCTTTCTATCATAAATTTTGTTGAACAATTTTAATTATATGAGCAATAATATTGCCTATAATAGGCAAATTCAATAAAACCGCTCTTTGCAATATGTATATTACAATTGCTCCAAGCAATGTAAATCCTATAGCCATGCCAAAACCACGTGCAAGCCCACCGACAAAGTTAAGCCATAGGAGTCTATAAGGGCTTTGCATCAATTCTACATAGTCAGCTATTTTCATTTTTTCCATCATCTCAGACATTTTTTCAATTTGCTTTTTTATTTCATTTAATAATTTATTATCCAAGCCCCATTCCTCCTATAAACTATTTTGTCTTTTTGGGCAAAGTTTATTAATAATTTATTGTTTTTTAAACTTAAATATGCTTAAATTAGTAATAAGAAGATGTATATTTTAATAAAATTATCTTAGTAAAATTGATGAGGGGAATAAAATGAAAAAAAAGAAAAATAAAGATTTTTTAAACCCTTTTTACAACAGAAAATGGCATAAATATGTAGCTTTGACTATTGTCATTGTAATGATAGTTGCATTAATAGCTGCTTTCAGTCTGCCTATTCTAAATTATTAAAAGTGCGCATAAAGCGCACTAAATCTTTAATCAATTTCTTCTAGCACTTTCAATATCTCATCTACGTGTCCATCAACTTTCACTTTCCTAAAAATTTTCTTTACTATGCCTTTCCTATCTATTACAAAAGTTGATCTTTCTATGCCCATTTTTTTCTTTCCATACATATTTTTTTCTTTATAGACACCGTACTCTGTTGAAACTTTAGCATCATCATCGCTTAAGAGTATAAATGGCAAATCAAATTTTTCAATAAATTTTTTATGAGACTCTAAATCATCTAAGCTTACCCCTATTACAACTGCGTCATTATCTTCAATAGAATTTATGTTGTCTCTAAACTGGCAAGCTTCCTTTGTGCATCCAGGCGTATTGTCCTTGGGATAAAAGTAAAGAACAACTTTTTTACCCCTATAATCTTTTAAAGAGACATTCTTTCCATCACTTGACATAAGAATGAAATCAGGGGCTTCTTTTTCTACTTCAACCATCAACTTTTCCTCCTTTGATAATTATTTTCTTTTAATATTTCTTATCTTAATTATATCA contains:
- the aspS gene encoding aspartate--tRNA ligase, whose translation is MGEQLAGMKRTHMCGELTINDVGKNVVVMGWVQRRRDLGGLIFLELRDRTGLIQIVFSEQLSKEAFDKAQHVRNEYVLAASGKVVKRSEENVNPNLETGNIEIYVSEFKILSKAETPPFMVEDRNNVSEAIRLKYRYLDLRRPSMQKILITRYKITRIVRDFLDKNGFIDIETPLLIKSTPEGARDYLVPSRVQPGKFFALPQSPQIFKQLLMISGFDRYYQIAKCLRDEDLRADRQPEFTQIDIEMSFVDEDDVISINERMIAKIFKEILNIDLEVPFRRISWQEAMDRFGSDKPDLRFGMELKNLSSIFADSEFKVFRDAIENGGSVRAINVKGAASIPRRQLDELVEYVKTYKAKGLVWIQMSDDGPKSQISKFLKEDELAQVLNAMEAEKGDLILIVADRNNMIVYDALGHLRLEMGRRYNLIDENKYEFLWVVDFPLLEYSEEEKRYVAMHHPFTAPKDEDIEMLDKNPGQVRAKAYDIVLNGMEIGGGSIRIHDTELQKKMFKVLGFNDEDAEARFGFLLNAFKYGAPPHGGIAYGLDRLTMILTGTDNIRDVIAFPKTQNACDLMSDAPSEVSKEQLDELHIKVDL
- the trxA gene encoding thioredoxin — translated: MAEVKITKDNFQEEVVNSNIPVLVDFWAEWCGPCRMVSPIIEELAEDYEGKVKVGKINVDEENELAMQFRIMSIPTIGLFKGGKMVDKIIGARPKSDFEDFINRNL
- a CDS encoding RluA family pseudouridine synthase translates to MNIVNIVNIIAEKDDVDKRIDSFLASEVDYTRSYLKKLILDELVKVNGKSVKPNYKVREGDVINLNIPEAEEIDLKPENIPLDIIYEDDDIIVVNKPQGMVVHPAPGNLSGTLVNALLYHCTNLSGINGELRPGIVHRLDKDTSGVMVVAKNDKAHLELSNQIKNRTILKKYLAIVEGVIKNDEGAVEAPIGRDHIERKKMAVVKDGRYALTLYRVLERYKNNSLVEAIIKTGRTHQIRVHMAYIGHPIVGDEVYGYKKQRFNLSGQVLHSKLLGLVHPSKKVYMEFEAPTPEYFEKLMKVLKEKQ
- a CDS encoding metal-sensitive transcriptional regulator; translated protein: MNSYQDEKDDLLRRLKKIEGQIKGIQKMIEKDIYCVDVLIQVAAVRSAINSVGKILLKSHTLGCVKDAINTEKQDDMIDELVETFMKFMK
- the uppS gene encoding polyprenyl diphosphate synthase, which codes for MYRIPNHIGVIPDGNRRWAQNRNMPKEAGYSYGLEPGITLYKMCREIGIKELTFYGFTQDNTKRPSVQTEAFKKACIDAVKMLEKEDANLLVIGNYNSPMFPQELLPYCKRKRIGSGKMKVNFLVNYGWQWDLNNALKALSSGEKRDILDLISSKEISRIDLIIRWGGRRRLSGFLPVQSIYSDFYVIDDYWPDFKPQHFYDALEWYSKQDITLGG
- a CDS encoding tRNA threonylcarbamoyladenosine dehydratase — encoded protein: MLHAFSRTELLIGKDNLDKLKRSTVAVFGMGGVGSYTAEALARSGIGKLVIVDDDTVCLTNINRQIHATRKTVGKPKVEVMKERLLEINPNLKVISHQTFYSSENSNILLSCDYDYVVDAIDTVSSKIDLVVKCNEMGIPIISCMGAANKLDPTKFEVADIYDTSICPLAKVMRYELRKRGIKSLKVVYSKEKPIKPLLDVETCKKQCICTNKERTCVKRRQIPGSVSFVPPVAGFILAGEVIKDILGYK
- the hisS gene encoding histidine--tRNA ligase, with product MLTKAPRGTKDVLPSEAYKWQYLENMIREICADFGFKEIRTPGFEHTELFLRGVGESTDIVRKEMYTFNDKSGRSITLKPEGTSPAVRAFVEHNLYAETMPVKIYYITPVYRYERPQSGRLREHHQFGIEMFGSNDALADAEVISVAMTLFNKLGLKNLELNINSIGCPNCRREYNKALKEFLGENIENLCDDCKERYKINPMRVLDCKVESCKRILKDAPLMLNYLCDDCKNHFESLQSYLKEAGFNFIINPKIVRGLDYYTKTAFEIISNDIGAQGTVCGGGRYDGLVEECGGPSVPGVGFGLGLERLLLTLENSGIEIPAPKRPDLFICTIGNEAKKYAFSMATKLRSLGISVEIDNMGRSLKAQMKYANKLNVRYTIILGEDELKNGKVKMKNMDTGEESAIELDKIYDKISE
- the lspA gene encoding signal peptidase II; the protein is MEIIIVFISILIDQISKYFVVRYLKPIGTFPIIDNVFNFTYVENKGAAFGILQNKTVFFIIITVIVGTILVYSIINIPSSTFYKFTLSMILGGAIGNLIDRVRLGYVVDFIDFRFFPAVFNLADSMIVVGAILLCYTLIFKKESQ